A genome region from Sphingobium sp. CR2-8 includes the following:
- the hisI gene encoding phosphoribosyl-AMP cyclohydrolase, with protein MTDARDKGLTLNPKYDDHGLITAVVTDAATGELLMVAHMNAQALALTVETGLAHFWSRSRQALWKKGETSGHMLTVRDIRIDCDQDAVWVKATPAGPTCHTGARSCFFRRVGPDGLTAVEPAADIAIDAAG; from the coding sequence ATGACCGATGCGCGCGACAAGGGCCTGACCCTCAATCCCAAATATGACGATCATGGCCTGATTACCGCAGTCGTGACCGACGCGGCGACGGGCGAACTGCTGATGGTCGCGCATATGAACGCGCAGGCGCTGGCGCTGACGGTCGAGACCGGCCTTGCCCATTTCTGGTCGCGCAGTCGCCAGGCGCTGTGGAAGAAGGGGGAGACGTCGGGCCACATGTTGACAGTGCGCGATATCCGCATCGATTGCGATCAGGATGCCGTCTGGGTGAAGGCGACGCCCGCCGGTCCCACCTGCCACACCGGCGCGCGCTCCTGCTTCTTTCGTCGGGTCGGGCCGGACGGCCTGACGGCCGTGGAACCTGCGGCAGATATTGCGATCGATGCAGCGGGCTAG
- a CDS encoding septal ring lytic transglycosylase RlpA family protein, translated as MTRAIGIILALGLSACAGGHYRPVRDTPVRIGPPYTVRGTTYVPAADPTYDMLGYASWYGSESGNHTANGERFRAKWITAAHVSLPLPSYVEVTALDTGRTLLVRVNDRGPFSGRGRVIDLSRGAAEELGIRAQGHAPVRVRLVDPPEKDKARLRKGKAASSRPRVPERILVNLRAQLQASAP; from the coding sequence ATGACGAGAGCCATCGGGATCATCCTGGCCCTGGGGTTGTCCGCCTGCGCTGGCGGCCATTATCGCCCGGTGCGCGACACGCCGGTCAGGATCGGCCCGCCCTATACAGTGCGCGGCACCACCTATGTTCCTGCCGCCGATCCGACCTATGACATGCTGGGCTATGCCAGCTGGTATGGATCGGAATCAGGCAACCACACCGCCAATGGCGAGCGGTTCCGGGCCAAGTGGATCACCGCCGCGCATGTCAGCCTGCCGCTGCCCAGCTATGTCGAGGTCACGGCATTGGACACCGGCCGCACGCTGCTGGTCCGCGTCAACGACCGAGGCCCCTTTTCGGGTCGCGGACGGGTGATCGACCTGTCGCGCGGCGCGGCGGAAGAACTGGGCATCCGGGCGCAGGGTCATGCGCCGGTCCGCGTGCGCTTGGTCGATCCACCGGAAAAGGACAAGGCGCGCCTGCGCAAGGGCAAGGCGGCAAGCAGCCGGCCACGCGTGCCGGAAAGGATATTGGTCAACCTGCGCGCGCAATTGCAGGCGTCGGCCCCATGA
- a CDS encoding nucleotidyltransferase family protein, translated as MTATAAQAETVRRIAQDHPVAGPMLDRWALLGLPDAWLSGSLLAQAWWNIRFGLPPLHGIDDADIIYFDPVDLSDNAEARAAAHVGQVFADLPIRLDVKNQARVHLWYPDRFGVPIAPYRSARDATATFPTTASAVAINEVALSAPFGLDDFLAPVVRANATLIDRAFYEHKAARWATCWPDLPILPWSEAARPRSVG; from the coding sequence ATGACGGCGACGGCGGCGCAGGCAGAGACCGTGCGGCGCATCGCACAAGACCATCCCGTCGCTGGTCCGATGCTGGACCGCTGGGCACTGCTGGGCCTGCCCGACGCCTGGTTGTCCGGCAGCCTGCTCGCGCAGGCCTGGTGGAACATCCGGTTCGGCCTGCCACCGTTGCACGGCATCGATGACGCCGACATCATCTATTTCGATCCGGTCGACCTCTCCGATAACGCGGAGGCGCGGGCGGCGGCGCATGTCGGCCAGGTCTTCGCCGATCTGCCGATCCGTCTGGACGTGAAAAATCAGGCGCGGGTGCATCTCTGGTATCCCGATCGCTTCGGCGTTCCGATTGCGCCCTATCGTTCGGCGCGGGACGCGACCGCGACTTTCCCCACGACCGCGTCGGCCGTGGCGATCAATGAGGTCGCCCTGTCCGCGCCTTTCGGTCTGGACGATTTCCTGGCGCCTGTCGTGCGCGCCAATGCGACATTGATCGACCGCGCCTTTTACGAGCATAAGGCTGCGCGCTGGGCTACATGCTGGCCCGATCTGCCGATCCTTCCCTGGAGCGAGGCGGCAAGACCGCGATCGGTGGGATGA